From Micromonospora rhizosphaerae, the proteins below share one genomic window:
- a CDS encoding GNAT family N-acetyltransferase: MDRTEPGGDALTWKEFGEGHLAELMELAEACLAADGGLPLFAQPPLLRARLLQTRTLGAWHDGGLVAAVGVGTAGQLATSTGLVHPAWRGRGFGSRLLSWVEEQADADLLLTTESWTPGAEALFTAFGFERTFAEWVLRHDLTALPEIVRPDGVRIEPVTWEIGPELFETYRASFADRPGFAEPSAEDWLGELREDAEYRPDLSLIARGPDGTAIGFLNVIDNWVDQVGVVPGWRHRRVGAYLVATALRSLAADGAREAWLCVNDNNPAAALYRRLGFRDAGRRARYLRRRS; encoded by the coding sequence GTGGACCGGACGGAACCGGGCGGGGACGCTCTCACCTGGAAAGAGTTCGGCGAGGGGCACCTCGCGGAGCTGATGGAACTGGCCGAGGCGTGCCTGGCCGCCGACGGTGGGCTGCCACTGTTCGCCCAACCTCCGCTGCTGCGGGCGCGGCTGCTCCAGACCCGTACCCTCGGCGCCTGGCACGACGGCGGCCTGGTCGCGGCGGTGGGCGTTGGCACCGCCGGGCAACTGGCCACCAGCACCGGCCTGGTGCACCCGGCCTGGCGGGGGCGGGGTTTCGGCAGCCGGCTGTTGAGCTGGGTTGAGGAGCAGGCCGACGCCGACCTGCTCCTGACCACCGAGTCCTGGACTCCGGGCGCGGAGGCCCTCTTCACGGCGTTCGGCTTCGAGCGGACCTTCGCCGAGTGGGTACTGCGGCACGACCTCACCGCCCTCCCGGAGATCGTGCGCCCCGACGGCGTACGCATCGAGCCGGTGACCTGGGAGATCGGACCCGAGCTGTTTGAGACCTACCGCGCGTCCTTCGCCGACCGACCCGGCTTCGCCGAGCCCAGCGCCGAGGACTGGCTGGGTGAGCTGCGGGAGGACGCCGAGTACCGGCCGGACCTGTCGCTGATCGCCCGCGGTCCGGATGGCACGGCCATCGGCTTCCTCAACGTCATCGACAACTGGGTCGACCAGGTGGGCGTCGTCCCCGGCTGGCGGCACCGACGGGTCGGGGCGTACCTGGTGGCGACCGCGTTGCGGTCGCTGGCCGCGGATGGTGCCCGGGAGGCGTGGCTCTGCGTGAACGACAACAACCCGGCCGCCGCGCTGTACCGGCGGCTCGGCTTCCGCGACGCCGGCCGCCGCGCTCGCTACCTGCGCCGCCGCTCGTGA
- a CDS encoding thioredoxin family protein, producing the protein MLRRVGVAAVAGMALLLTACAGQDAPTTQGAAPTTAAVTPAASPTAPKVTLPDRYDPKRNPAADLKAALALAKADGKAVLIDFGADWCPDCHVLHELFQSAETKPLLEQNYHLLAVDVGEFDHNLKFAGKYVNLERSGIPALVVLTPEGKVRVATNDGSFGNARNMDSEQVNAFLTKWAPKP; encoded by the coding sequence ATGCTGCGACGCGTCGGTGTCGCGGCCGTGGCCGGTATGGCACTGCTCCTGACGGCCTGCGCCGGCCAGGATGCCCCAACGACGCAGGGTGCGGCACCCACCACGGCGGCCGTAACCCCCGCCGCGTCCCCGACCGCCCCCAAGGTGACGCTGCCTGACCGGTACGACCCGAAGCGGAACCCCGCCGCCGACCTGAAGGCCGCCCTCGCGCTGGCCAAGGCGGACGGCAAGGCGGTGCTGATCGACTTCGGCGCGGACTGGTGCCCGGACTGCCACGTGCTGCACGAGCTGTTCCAGTCGGCGGAGACCAAGCCGCTGCTGGAGCAGAACTACCACCTGCTGGCGGTGGACGTCGGCGAGTTCGATCACAACCTGAAGTTCGCCGGGAAGTACGTCAACCTGGAGCGCAGCGGCATCCCCGCGCTGGTGGTGCTGACCCCCGAGGGGAAGGTGCGGGTGGCCACCAACGACGGTTCCTTCGGCAACGCCCGCAACATGGACAGCGAGCAGGTCAACGCGTTCCTCACCAAGTGGGCGCCGAAGCCTTGA
- a CDS encoding protein-disulfide reductase DsbD domain-containing protein has product MTGRGALLVAALAGVLLAGACARSAEPSPAAERSGRLEAGGVTVEAVLADGQVRATFRPQRPGFHVYSIDLPPDGVQGLGIPTVVAVRGSLDAIGTPSADKPVNELRIEELNVTLPVYPDGPVTVTLPIRSTADGPAEVVVTYGACSASTCLPPVRERVIALA; this is encoded by the coding sequence TTGACCGGTCGCGGTGCGCTGCTGGTCGCGGCGCTGGCCGGCGTACTCCTCGCCGGAGCATGCGCCCGCTCCGCCGAGCCGTCGCCCGCGGCCGAACGCAGCGGCCGGCTGGAGGCCGGCGGGGTGACCGTGGAGGCTGTCCTCGCGGACGGGCAGGTGCGGGCGACCTTTCGCCCGCAGCGGCCCGGATTCCACGTGTACAGCATCGACCTGCCACCGGACGGGGTGCAGGGGCTCGGCATCCCAACGGTCGTCGCCGTCCGCGGCAGCCTCGACGCGATCGGTACGCCCAGTGCCGACAAGCCGGTCAACGAGCTGCGGATCGAGGAGCTGAACGTGACGCTGCCCGTCTATCCGGACGGCCCGGTCACCGTCACGCTGCCGATCCGGTCCACGGCGGACGGTCCGGCCGAGGTGGTGGTGACGTACGGCGCGTGCAGCGCGAGCACCTGCCTGCCACCGGTACGCGAGCGCGTGATCGCACTCGCCTGA
- a CDS encoding S8 family serine peptidase: MRFRNAVVAASTLVLLGSGVPVAHAAQSNQMSAVKDAAKHLPRPERPREVKDREFDPHSVLVRFKSGASAAAKDRALTSRGASRVGEVRGTGYVEVRAKGAAPDLLRRLRNDPAVAEVSLDYQRRTAALPNDPYFAGSQSYLDTVRLQQAWDLSKGSTSQIIAVVDTGVDGLHADLQGVTVDGYNAITGAAVAAGTNSDDNGHGSMVAGIAAANTGNGIGIAGAAWTARVMPVKVLGVSGSGYDSDIAAGITWAADHGATIVNLSLGGPADSPLLHDAVTYATGKGALVVVAAGNYGSGLPLYPAAYPEVLAVGATDKAGNLTDFSSWGDHIDVAAPGFDIVSTGRDQTYVVGDGTSFAAPIASGVAALVRTANPSWTPQQVIDRLRATARDAGPRGIDSYYGYGVLDAYHAVGGTPGGEFPARALGANEPNDAPARATAVATSVTGTLAAEGDVDWYRFDSAGQQAVDVTVTPPARDTNIAQNADPILAVYDRDLRLIGRVDSAGRGGAETLSFVADTGTYYVAVSNYNGAADSRSYTLAVGAGTASLFQPPVETDIGAEARTVDIADVTGDGREDVLLATSYSTGSENGDKLFVYAQRPDGTLAPPVRYGTDAVPHQCFAVLDTNGDGRQDVAINTVSGINVLRQNASGTLESAGLLPTKGCPVAGDMDGDGDSDLVATASGVGTTLLTQGDDGTFTPTAVTTDDVGEVEVGDVDGDGKIEIVAAPPVYLGNAPIYVYHPTEAGWTRTNHPTGMTSPETVSGIEVADVSGDGRADILATFGGNKPSSQVSVLRQNATGGFDTPALYPVWDIPEPIEAADVTGDSRLDAVTVHGGWAALSVLPQTADGTLGAPVRTDTRASASSFTTQGLALGDIDGDGRTDAVMADYNDGLVVLRNNNGPTRGGPQMWVRDVAPADFASEVASAAVPSVTFQRAVDAESVSSSTVRLLNGRTGAAVAATVSYDAGSHTARVTPAVALQDDTPYRLVVEGVRDTTGETQTERFTSTFSTVDTAPDPVSNFVATGAMREATLSWTVPPIADFDQVIVRMATGTTAPSSVTSGTAVYAGSGSSVTASGLTAGVTYTFAAWVRDRSGKLSTASTVTLPGSAVTISSSSKTVNYGSPVSVTGRLTRSDTRAAIPGASVQLYARREGFTIWSLVGTATSSSTGDVSLSHTPSASTDYQWIYPGSTAYTGAESPIRAVQVRMR, encoded by the coding sequence ATGCGATTTCGTAACGCAGTCGTCGCCGCGTCCACACTGGTGCTGCTCGGTTCGGGGGTCCCGGTCGCGCACGCGGCGCAGTCGAACCAGATGTCGGCGGTCAAGGACGCGGCCAAGCATCTACCGAGGCCGGAGCGGCCGCGCGAGGTCAAGGATCGCGAGTTCGATCCGCACTCGGTTCTCGTCCGGTTCAAGAGCGGCGCCTCCGCGGCGGCGAAGGATCGGGCGTTGACGAGCCGCGGCGCCAGCCGGGTCGGCGAGGTGCGCGGCACCGGGTACGTCGAGGTGCGGGCCAAGGGAGCTGCGCCGGACCTGCTGCGCCGGCTGCGCAACGACCCGGCGGTGGCCGAGGTGTCGCTCGACTACCAGCGGCGGACGGCGGCCCTGCCGAACGACCCGTACTTCGCGGGCAGCCAGTCGTATCTGGACACGGTGCGCCTGCAGCAGGCCTGGGACCTGAGCAAGGGCTCGACCAGCCAGATCATCGCGGTGGTGGACACCGGCGTCGACGGTCTGCACGCTGATCTGCAGGGCGTGACGGTGGACGGCTACAACGCCATCACGGGGGCGGCCGTCGCGGCCGGCACGAACTCGGACGACAACGGTCACGGCTCGATGGTGGCCGGTATCGCCGCGGCCAACACCGGCAACGGCATCGGCATCGCCGGCGCGGCCTGGACCGCACGGGTGATGCCGGTCAAGGTGCTCGGTGTCAGTGGCAGCGGCTACGACTCCGACATCGCCGCCGGGATCACGTGGGCCGCCGACCACGGCGCCACAATCGTGAACCTGTCGCTGGGCGGCCCCGCCGACAGCCCCTTGCTGCACGATGCGGTCACGTACGCCACGGGCAAGGGTGCCCTGGTGGTCGTGGCGGCCGGCAACTACGGGAGCGGGCTACCGCTGTATCCGGCGGCATACCCCGAGGTGTTGGCCGTCGGCGCCACGGACAAGGCCGGCAACTTGACCGACTTCAGCTCATGGGGCGACCACATCGACGTGGCGGCGCCCGGATTCGACATCGTGTCCACCGGCCGGGATCAGACGTACGTCGTGGGCGACGGGACGTCGTTCGCGGCGCCGATCGCCTCCGGCGTGGCGGCGTTGGTGCGTACGGCGAACCCGTCATGGACCCCGCAGCAGGTGATCGATCGGCTGCGGGCGACGGCCCGGGACGCCGGCCCGCGGGGCATCGACTCGTACTACGGGTACGGGGTGCTCGACGCGTACCACGCGGTGGGCGGCACGCCGGGTGGCGAGTTCCCGGCGCGGGCTCTGGGTGCGAACGAGCCGAACGATGCGCCGGCCCGGGCGACCGCCGTCGCCACCTCGGTCACCGGCACCCTGGCGGCCGAGGGCGACGTCGACTGGTACCGCTTCGACTCGGCCGGACAGCAGGCTGTCGACGTGACGGTGACGCCGCCGGCACGCGACACCAACATCGCTCAGAACGCCGACCCGATCCTGGCGGTGTACGACCGGGACCTGCGGCTGATCGGCAGGGTAGACAGCGCGGGCCGGGGTGGCGCGGAGACGTTGAGCTTCGTCGCCGACACCGGCACCTACTACGTCGCGGTCAGCAACTACAACGGAGCCGCCGACAGCCGCTCGTACACCCTCGCGGTCGGCGCCGGAACGGCCTCCCTGTTCCAGCCGCCGGTGGAGACCGACATCGGCGCGGAGGCACGCACCGTCGACATCGCGGATGTGACCGGTGACGGCCGCGAGGACGTCCTGCTCGCGACGAGTTACTCCACCGGTTCGGAGAACGGCGACAAGCTCTTCGTCTACGCGCAGCGGCCGGACGGCACGCTCGCCCCGCCGGTGCGCTACGGCACCGACGCCGTCCCCCACCAATGCTTCGCGGTGCTCGACACCAACGGCGACGGTCGCCAGGACGTCGCGATCAACACGGTGAGCGGGATCAACGTCCTGCGGCAGAATGCGTCCGGGACGCTGGAGAGCGCGGGGCTGCTACCGACCAAGGGCTGCCCGGTGGCCGGGGACATGGACGGCGACGGCGACAGCGATCTGGTCGCCACCGCCTCCGGCGTGGGCACCACCCTGCTGACGCAGGGCGACGATGGCACCTTCACGCCCACCGCCGTCACCACCGACGACGTGGGCGAGGTGGAGGTGGGCGATGTCGACGGTGACGGGAAGATCGAGATCGTCGCCGCGCCGCCGGTGTACCTCGGTAACGCGCCGATCTACGTCTACCACCCCACCGAGGCCGGCTGGACGCGTACCAACCATCCGACGGGTATGACCTCGCCGGAGACCGTCAGCGGCATCGAGGTCGCCGACGTGAGCGGGGACGGTCGCGCCGACATCCTCGCCACGTTCGGCGGCAACAAGCCGAGTTCGCAGGTCAGCGTGCTCCGGCAGAATGCCACCGGTGGCTTCGACACCCCCGCGCTCTACCCGGTCTGGGACATCCCCGAGCCGATCGAGGCGGCCGATGTCACCGGTGACTCCCGCCTCGACGCGGTCACCGTCCACGGGGGATGGGCAGCGCTGAGCGTGCTGCCGCAGACTGCCGACGGCACCCTCGGCGCGCCGGTCAGGACCGACACCAGGGCGAGCGCGTCCAGCTTCACCACGCAGGGCCTTGCGCTGGGCGACATCGACGGCGACGGGCGTACGGACGCGGTCATGGCCGACTACAACGACGGCCTGGTGGTGCTCCGGAACAACAACGGCCCGACGCGGGGTGGGCCGCAGATGTGGGTGCGGGATGTCGCGCCCGCTGATTTCGCATCTGAGGTGGCGTCGGCGGCGGTCCCGTCGGTGACCTTCCAGCGTGCCGTGGATGCGGAGTCGGTGTCGTCGTCGACGGTGCGGCTGCTGAACGGCCGCACGGGGGCGGCGGTGGCGGCGACCGTGTCGTACGACGCCGGGTCGCACACGGCGCGGGTGACGCCGGCGGTCGCGCTGCAGGACGACACCCCGTACCGGCTGGTGGTGGAGGGGGTGCGGGACACCACGGGCGAGACCCAGACCGAGCGGTTCACCAGCACGTTCAGCACCGTGGACACGGCGCCGGATCCGGTGAGCAACTTCGTGGCGACCGGGGCGATGCGGGAGGCCACCCTGTCGTGGACCGTGCCGCCGATCGCGGATTTCGATCAGGTGATCGTGCGCATGGCCACCGGCACGACGGCACCCTCATCGGTGACGTCGGGCACCGCCGTGTACGCGGGTTCCGGGTCGAGCGTGACGGCGAGCGGCCTGACCGCGGGGGTGACGTACACGTTCGCTGCGTGGGTGCGGGACCGGTCGGGCAAGCTGAGCACCGCCAGCACGGTGACGTTGCCCGGCTCGGCCGTGACGATCTCCAGCAGTTCGAAGACGGTGAACTACGGCAGCCCGGTGTCGGTCACCGGTCGGTTGACCCGGTCGGACACCCGGGCGGCGATCCCTGGGGCATCGGTGCAGTTGTACGCGCGGCGAGAGGGGTTCACCATCTGGTCGCTGGTCGGCACGGCGACGAGCAGCAGCACCGGAGATGTGTCGCTGAGTCACACGCCGAGCGCCAGCACCGACTACCAGTGGATCTACCCCGGTTCCACGGCGTACACCGGCGCGGAGTCGCCGATACGTGCGGTGCAGGTCCGCATGCGGTGA
- a CDS encoding DivIVA domain-containing protein, which yields MRNLVRRLASRREERRPTENAGPPQGRSPLRPWQIRDRCFNVRRRGLDPVEIRAFLHRVADELAVAQTALVAVQEENVRVKNALRAWQSAQSANHHYR from the coding sequence GTGCGCAACCTGGTCCGTCGGCTGGCGAGCCGACGCGAGGAACGACGTCCCACGGAAAACGCCGGCCCACCCCAGGGTCGGTCTCCCCTCCGGCCCTGGCAGATCCGCGACCGGTGCTTCAATGTCCGCCGGCGCGGCCTCGACCCGGTCGAGATCCGCGCCTTCCTGCACCGCGTGGCCGACGAACTCGCCGTCGCGCAGACCGCCCTGGTCGCGGTGCAGGAAGAGAACGTACGGGTCAAGAACGCCCTGCGTGCGTGGCAGAGCGCCCAGTCGGCCAACCATCACTACCGATGA
- a CDS encoding winged helix-turn-helix domain-containing protein: MDELLDDLRSKIEDGTYPPGTQLPSGRALAASYDVSHSTIQRAIATLREQGVLVGRPGRGVFVAESTRR; this comes from the coding sequence ATGGACGAGCTGCTAGATGATCTGCGAAGCAAGATCGAGGACGGGACCTATCCGCCGGGCACCCAGCTGCCCTCAGGTCGCGCGCTCGCCGCCTCCTACGACGTCTCGCACTCAACCATCCAGCGGGCGATCGCGACTCTGCGGGAGCAGGGCGTGCTGGTCGGCCGCCCGGGTCGAGGGGTCTTCGTTGCGGAGTCCACCCGGCGCTGA
- a CDS encoding response regulator, with translation MIRVLLVDDQPLLRSGFRALLDVEDDIEVVAEAADGKEGLALTRKYLPDIALIDIQMPVIDGIEATRRIAADPTLARVHVVILTNYGFDEYVFNALRAGAAGFLVKDIVPEDFLHAVRVAARGDALLAPSITRKLIDRYVTEPLHTRADTGLKGLTNRERETVALVAQGLSNDQIAERMVISPMTAKTHINRAMAKLHARDRAQLVVLAYESGLVTPRNR, from the coding sequence ATGATCCGTGTCCTGCTGGTTGACGACCAGCCGCTCCTTCGCAGCGGATTCCGCGCGCTCCTCGACGTCGAGGACGACATCGAGGTGGTGGCCGAGGCCGCCGACGGGAAGGAGGGCCTGGCTCTCACCAGGAAATACCTGCCCGACATCGCGCTCATCGACATCCAGATGCCGGTCATCGACGGCATCGAGGCGACCCGGCGCATCGCCGCCGACCCGACCCTGGCCCGGGTGCACGTCGTCATCCTCACGAACTATGGATTTGACGAATACGTCTTCAACGCGCTTCGCGCCGGCGCCGCCGGATTCCTCGTCAAAGACATCGTGCCGGAAGACTTCTTGCACGCCGTACGTGTCGCCGCGCGCGGCGACGCCCTACTCGCACCGTCGATCACCCGCAAGCTGATCGACCGGTACGTCACCGAGCCGCTCCACACACGCGCCGACACAGGGCTGAAAGGGCTGACCAACCGCGAACGCGAGACCGTCGCCCTGGTCGCGCAGGGCCTATCCAACGACCAGATCGCCGAACGCATGGTGATCAGCCCAATGACCGCCAAAACCCACATCAACCGGGCCATGGCCAAGCTCCATGCCCGGGACCGCGCCCAACTCGTGGTCCTCGCCTACGAATCCGGCCTGGTAACCCCACGCAACCGCTGA
- a CDS encoding sensor histidine kinase, which translates to MSRGRIGVEDWAIAAGVAVILLVTGLSGQHAATTLDLLGYALLAAGGLALAARRRAPVPVLAVTGLCAVGYQAVGFDVPAVAYLFAVYAAVRAGHRSITVAASVIMLAALPLAAMASGLHDTGEAFAQARGVLELAWLIAAGAAGEALRQAERRADEAERTREETARRRANEERLHIARELHDSLTHQISVIKVQAEVAVHLARRRGEQVPEALLAIREAGREAARELRATLEALRDDDKNPPHGLDRVAELVQRARTTGLDATLTIEGQRHDVPAAVDRTVYRIVQESLTNIARHAAAATASVRIDYRPDALAVRVDDDGKATPDTAPVPGVGLLGMRERVTALGGHLRAEPRSEGGFTVQAELPVDQPS; encoded by the coding sequence ATGAGCAGGGGACGCATCGGTGTCGAAGACTGGGCGATCGCCGCCGGCGTGGCGGTGATCCTGCTGGTCACCGGGCTGTCTGGGCAGCACGCCGCCACCACTCTCGACCTGCTCGGCTACGCGCTGCTGGCGGCCGGCGGCCTGGCGCTGGCCGCGCGCCGCCGCGCTCCGGTTCCCGTGCTGGCCGTCACCGGGCTGTGCGCGGTGGGTTACCAGGCGGTCGGTTTCGATGTGCCTGCCGTCGCGTACCTGTTCGCGGTGTATGCCGCCGTGCGGGCGGGACACCGCAGTATCACGGTGGCGGCGAGCGTGATTATGCTGGCCGCTCTCCCCCTCGCGGCCATGGCCTCGGGCCTGCACGATACGGGCGAGGCGTTCGCGCAGGCCCGAGGTGTCCTCGAGCTGGCCTGGCTGATCGCCGCCGGTGCGGCGGGTGAAGCGCTGCGGCAGGCCGAGCGCCGGGCGGATGAGGCCGAGCGCACCCGGGAGGAGACCGCACGGCGCCGTGCCAACGAGGAGCGGCTGCACATCGCGCGGGAGTTGCACGATTCGCTCACCCACCAGATCTCCGTCATCAAGGTGCAGGCCGAAGTCGCCGTCCACCTGGCCCGTAGGCGGGGTGAACAGGTGCCGGAGGCCCTGTTGGCGATCCGGGAGGCCGGTCGCGAGGCGGCCCGGGAACTGCGGGCGACCCTGGAGGCGCTGCGCGACGACGACAAGAACCCGCCGCATGGGCTCGACCGCGTCGCGGAACTGGTGCAACGGGCTCGGACGACTGGCCTGGACGCGACGCTGACGATCGAGGGACAACGACACGATGTGCCGGCTGCGGTGGACCGGACCGTCTACCGGATCGTTCAGGAGTCGCTGACCAACATCGCCCGTCACGCCGCCGCCGCTACGGCGTCGGTCCGGATCGACTACCGTCCCGACGCCCTGGCCGTACGGGTCGATGACGACGGCAAGGCCACGCCGGACACCGCGCCGGTGCCCGGCGTCGGGCTGCTCGGGATGCGCGAACGAGTCACCGCCCTCGGAGGTCACCTGCGGGCGGAACCACGCAGCGAGGGCGGCTTCACCGTCCAAGCCGAACTTCCCGTGGATCAACCGTCATGA
- a CDS encoding DUF6223 family protein — protein MSVRRLLTAAAAALLVGFGPATPAAAHVLAQPASAYGWTPERIWGSAAALLALVGVVIGGLALARSAGRIGNGDGGRGAIVALVAGLIAVVNGGLVVVTADGGLGTGNGIAGGYLALALGMIAMVLGGLARARSRRTG, from the coding sequence ATGTCCGTCCGTCGCCTGCTTACCGCAGCCGCCGCCGCACTGCTCGTGGGTTTCGGCCCTGCCACACCAGCGGCCGCGCACGTCTTGGCCCAGCCGGCCAGTGCTTACGGCTGGACCCCCGAGCGAATCTGGGGCTCTGCGGCCGCGCTACTAGCGCTGGTTGGCGTGGTCATCGGCGGCCTGGCTCTGGCCCGATCCGCCGGTCGTATCGGCAACGGCGACGGGGGAAGGGGGGCCATCGTGGCCCTGGTGGCGGGGCTGATCGCCGTGGTCAATGGCGGGCTGGTGGTGGTCACCGCCGACGGTGGTCTCGGCACCGGCAACGGGATCGCCGGTGGCTACCTGGCCCTGGCGCTGGGGATGATCGCCATGGTCCTTGGTGGGCTGGCTCGGGCCCGCTCCCGCCGCACCGGCTGA
- a CDS encoding SDR family oxidoreductase, giving the protein MTRPGRVLVTGGTGVLGRELVRRLQDRTEVRVLSRRPSQGPGFVQGDLETGEGLAAAVEDVDTIAHCASAADYRRPQRDVTQLRQLLDATGGARPHLVYVSIVGVDRVRFGFFQAKLDTERLVEDSGLPWTILRATEFHDLMLMFLTRLSKGPAAVVPRKSLFQPVDVGDVAERMAELVMGPAAGRVRELGGPKVESMADLMRAYLADAQRRRPVIKIPLWGRLGAGFGVGGHLLADGDRGTVTFADYLHARSDADGLLDHPYR; this is encoded by the coding sequence ATGACACGTCCAGGAAGGGTGCTCGTCACTGGCGGTACCGGCGTGCTGGGTCGCGAGCTGGTACGTCGGCTCCAGGATCGGACCGAGGTGCGGGTGTTGAGCCGTCGCCCATCTCAGGGACCTGGGTTCGTCCAGGGTGATCTCGAGACCGGCGAGGGCCTGGCCGCAGCGGTCGAGGATGTGGATACGATCGCCCACTGCGCGAGTGCGGCCGACTACCGGCGACCGCAACGGGACGTGACCCAGCTCCGGCAGCTCCTCGACGCGACAGGTGGAGCGCGGCCGCACCTGGTGTATGTCTCGATCGTCGGAGTGGACCGGGTTCGGTTCGGGTTCTTCCAGGCCAAGCTAGACACCGAGCGGCTCGTCGAAGACTCCGGCCTGCCATGGACGATCCTGCGGGCCACCGAGTTCCATGATCTGATGCTGATGTTTTTGACACGACTCTCCAAAGGTCCGGCCGCCGTGGTGCCGCGGAAGTCACTGTTCCAGCCAGTCGACGTGGGCGATGTCGCCGAGCGAATGGCCGAACTCGTCATGGGGCCTGCGGCAGGCCGCGTTCGCGAGCTCGGCGGGCCGAAGGTCGAGTCGATGGCGGACCTGATGCGTGCCTATCTCGCCGATGCACAGCGCCGCCGCCCAGTCATCAAGATCCCCCTGTGGGGCAGGCTGGGCGCGGGGTTCGGCGTGGGCGGCCACCTGCTCGCCGATGGTGACCGCGGCACGGTCACCTTCGCCGACTACCTACACGCGCGTAGTGACGCTGACGGCCTCCTCGACCATCCCTACCGCTAA
- a CDS encoding IS110 family transposase, with amino-acid sequence MSVGHDSSMRRPTAGIDWASSEHALAVVGPDGVEVQRMLVEHTAAGLRKLLRCLQQAAVLEVGIERPDGPIVEALLDAGLTVFVIAPNQIKHLRRRYGAAGNKDDRFDAYVLADTVRTDRHRLRPLTVDSPATLTLRMTVRARKDLIAARVAMANQLRAHLEHVLPAVIGLFRDIDSAITLSFLTRFATQDKVDWLSPRRLQNWLRSVSYPNPARAGLLHAHLRAATRGTTGPEATARAHVTAALVAGLTALREQINALEEQIELQLLQHPDAAVFTSLPRAGIVRAARLLAEIGDARGRFPTPEALTCLAGAAPSTRQSGKVKVVSFRWAVDKQLRGAVIDFAGDSHHANPWAADLYRRARARGHDHPHATRILARAWLHVIWRCWQDRVAYDPTRHRALQAVLAPPA; translated from the coding sequence ATGAGTGTCGGACACGACTCCTCGATGCGTCGACCCACTGCGGGCATCGACTGGGCCAGTAGTGAGCACGCCCTCGCGGTCGTTGGCCCCGACGGTGTTGAGGTTCAACGGATGCTCGTCGAGCACACCGCTGCGGGGCTGCGGAAGCTGCTGCGATGCCTGCAGCAAGCCGCTGTGCTCGAGGTCGGTATCGAACGCCCCGACGGGCCCATCGTCGAGGCCCTCCTCGATGCGGGGCTCACGGTCTTCGTGATCGCCCCGAACCAGATCAAGCACCTGCGCCGCCGCTACGGCGCAGCCGGCAACAAGGATGACCGCTTCGATGCCTACGTCCTGGCCGACACCGTCCGCACCGACCGCCATCGCCTGCGTCCCCTCACCGTCGACTCTCCCGCGACACTCACGTTGCGGATGACCGTCCGCGCCCGCAAGGACCTCATCGCCGCCCGTGTCGCGATGGCCAATCAGCTCCGCGCCCACCTCGAACACGTTCTGCCCGCCGTGATCGGGCTGTTCCGCGACATCGACTCCGCGATCACCCTGAGTTTCCTCACCCGGTTCGCGACTCAGGACAAGGTCGACTGGTTGTCGCCACGCAGACTGCAGAACTGGCTGCGCAGCGTCTCCTACCCCAACCCGGCACGAGCCGGGCTGCTGCACGCCCATCTGCGTGCGGCTACCCGCGGGACCACCGGTCCTGAAGCCACCGCCCGGGCGCACGTCACCGCTGCGTTGGTGGCTGGGCTTACCGCCCTGCGGGAGCAGATCAACGCGCTGGAAGAGCAGATTGAGCTCCAGCTGCTGCAGCATCCCGACGCGGCAGTGTTCACGTCCCTGCCCCGGGCGGGGATCGTGCGAGCGGCCCGGCTTCTGGCTGAGATCGGTGACGCCCGCGGCCGCTTCCCGACGCCCGAGGCACTCACCTGCCTGGCCGGCGCCGCGCCCTCGACCAGGCAGTCCGGGAAGGTGAAAGTCGTCAGCTTTCGCTGGGCCGTCGACAAACAACTCCGTGGAGCAGTCATCGACTTCGCCGGCGACTCCCACCACGCCAACCCCTGGGCCGCCGACCTCTACCGGCGGGCCCGGGCTCGAGGCCACGACCACCCCCACGCCACTCGAATCCTCGCCCGCGCCTGGCTGCACGTGATCTGGCGCTGCTGGCAAGACCGTGTCGCCTACGACCCCACCCGCCACCGAGCTCTGCAGGCCGTCCTCGCCCCTCCCGCTTGA